A genome region from Psychrobacter jeotgali includes the following:
- the acnD gene encoding Fe/S-dependent 2-methylisocitrate dehydratase AcnD, whose product MNEQYKKPLPGTDLHYFDVEQAVNDIEPGAYAKLPFSSKVLCENLVRRCPPEDLTDALKQHIYRKQDLDFPWYPARVVCHDILGQTAFVDLAGLRDAIAAEGGDPSKVNPIVPTQLIVDHSLAVEHAGFEEDAFEKNRAIEERRNEDRFHFINWCQYAFDNVNVVPPGNGIMHQINLEKMSPVVQVVADQDGDAIAFPDTLVGTDSHTPMVDALGVISIGVGGLEAESVMLGNPSYMRLPNIVGVELTGKLQEGITGTDLVLAMTEFLRDEGVVSAYLEFFGEGARNLTVGDRASISNMTPEYGATAAMFSIDEQTIDYLRLTGRTEQQIKTVEAYAKQAGLWADSMVDAEYDRVLRFDLSKVVRNIAGPSRPHARVSTTDLVKEGIAHGEGDKLPEPKDGLMPDGAVIIAAITSCTNTSNPRNMVAAGIVARNAVEKGLVRKPWVKSSLAPGSKTVKLYLEEAELLPELQKLGFDVVAFACTTCNGMSGALDPDIQQEIIDRDLFSTAVLSGNRNFDGRIHPYAKQAFLASPPLVVAYAIAGNIRFDIEKDSLGKDKDGNDVYLKDIWFDDAEVDAIVKAAVKPEQFNQVYIPMFDEAKAQAGRNEASVIDPQYDWRELSTYIRRPPYWEGKMAAMNKLKGLRPLAVLGDNITTDHMSPSNAIMGDSAAGEYLDTMGLPAEDYNSYATHRGDHLTAQRATFANPKLLNEMVRDEDGNVIQGSLARVEPEGEVMRMWEAIETYMNRDQPLIIIAGDGYGQGSSRDWAAKGVRLAGVEVVVAEDFERIHRQNLVGMGALPVQFKEGTNRETLNIDGTEVFDLEGEVSAGGEMTLVINRTDGTVDKAPVICRLDTADEVKMYNSGGMLQRFAKEFLAGEVA is encoded by the coding sequence ATGAACGAGCAATATAAAAAACCCTTACCCGGTACAGATCTGCATTATTTCGATGTCGAGCAAGCGGTTAATGACATTGAGCCTGGTGCTTATGCCAAACTGCCTTTTAGCTCAAAGGTACTTTGTGAAAACCTAGTGCGCCGCTGTCCACCAGAAGATTTAACCGATGCGCTCAAGCAGCACATTTACCGCAAACAAGACCTTGATTTTCCTTGGTATCCTGCGCGTGTGGTCTGCCATGATATTTTAGGTCAAACCGCTTTTGTCGACTTGGCAGGCTTGCGTGATGCTATCGCAGCGGAAGGCGGCGACCCGTCCAAAGTCAACCCTATCGTACCAACACAATTGATCGTTGATCACTCCTTAGCCGTTGAGCACGCAGGCTTTGAAGAAGATGCGTTTGAGAAAAACCGCGCTATCGAAGAGCGCCGTAACGAAGACCGTTTTCACTTTATCAATTGGTGCCAGTATGCCTTTGATAATGTCAACGTGGTACCGCCGGGTAACGGCATCATGCACCAAATTAACCTTGAGAAAATGTCGCCCGTGGTACAAGTGGTCGCTGACCAAGACGGCGATGCCATCGCCTTCCCTGATACTTTAGTCGGTACCGACAGTCATACGCCGATGGTCGATGCGCTAGGTGTGATCTCAATCGGTGTCGGCGGTCTAGAAGCTGAAAGCGTGATGCTGGGCAACCCCTCATACATGCGTCTGCCTAATATCGTTGGTGTGGAGCTGACGGGTAAGTTGCAAGAAGGTATTACTGGTACCGATCTAGTGCTGGCAATGACCGAGTTCTTACGTGATGAAGGCGTGGTATCGGCTTATCTTGAGTTTTTCGGTGAGGGCGCACGCAATCTAACCGTTGGCGACCGCGCTTCTATCTCTAATATGACCCCAGAATATGGCGCCACCGCAGCGATGTTCTCCATCGATGAGCAAACTATCGACTATTTACGTTTAACGGGTCGTACCGAGCAGCAGATCAAAACCGTTGAAGCTTATGCCAAGCAAGCGGGTCTGTGGGCAGATAGCATGGTAGATGCTGAATATGATCGTGTACTCCGTTTCGATCTATCAAAAGTGGTACGTAACATTGCTGGCCCTTCGCGTCCACATGCTCGTGTTTCTACGACTGACTTAGTAAAAGAAGGTATTGCACACGGCGAAGGTGATAAATTACCTGAGCCAAAGGATGGTTTAATGCCGGACGGCGCTGTGATTATTGCCGCTATCACCAGCTGTACTAACACCTCAAACCCACGCAATATGGTGGCTGCTGGTATTGTGGCTCGTAATGCAGTGGAAAAAGGCTTGGTACGCAAACCTTGGGTCAAGTCTTCCCTAGCACCCGGCTCAAAAACCGTTAAGCTGTATTTAGAGGAAGCAGAATTATTACCTGAGCTACAAAAACTTGGCTTTGATGTGGTCGCTTTTGCTTGTACCACTTGTAACGGTATGAGTGGCGCGCTCGACCCTGATATCCAGCAAGAAATCATCGATCGTGACCTATTTAGCACGGCTGTGCTCTCTGGTAACCGTAACTTTGATGGGCGTATCCATCCTTATGCTAAGCAAGCATTTTTAGCCTCTCCACCACTGGTTGTCGCCTACGCTATTGCGGGTAATATCCGTTTTGATATCGAAAAAGACTCACTTGGCAAAGATAAAGACGGCAACGATGTGTACTTAAAAGACATCTGGTTCGATGATGCTGAAGTAGATGCCATTGTAAAAGCAGCGGTCAAACCTGAGCAGTTTAACCAAGTTTATATCCCGATGTTTGATGAAGCCAAAGCGCAAGCGGGCCGTAACGAAGCTTCTGTCATCGATCCACAGTATGACTGGCGTGAGCTGAGTACTTATATCCGTCGTCCGCCGTATTGGGAAGGCAAGATGGCAGCGATGAATAAGCTAAAAGGTCTGCGTCCACTCGCGGTACTCGGTGACAATATCACCACCGACCATATGTCACCCTCTAATGCCATTATGGGCGATTCGGCTGCTGGCGAGTACCTCGATACTATGGGTCTGCCGGCGGAAGACTACAACTCTTACGCTACCCATCGCGGCGATCATTTAACCGCACAGCGTGCGACTTTCGCCAACCCTAAACTCTTAAACGAGATGGTACGTGACGAAGACGGTAACGTCATCCAAGGATCGCTTGCCAGAGTCGAGCCTGAAGGTGAAGTCATGCGCATGTGGGAAGCGATTGAAACTTACATGAATCGTGACCAGCCGCTGATTATTATCGCCGGTGACGGCTACGGTCAAGGCTCAAGCCGCGACTGGGCAGCTAAAGGTGTACGTTTGGCTGGTGTAGAAGTGGTTGTCGCCGAAGACTTTGAGCGTATCCATCGCCAAAACCTAGTGGGCATGGGCGCACTTCCTGTGCAGTTTAAAGAAGGCACCAATCGCGAGACGTTAAATATCGATGGCACTGAGGTATTTGATCTTGAAGGTGAAGTGTCGGCTGGTGGTGAGATGACGCTAGTTATTAACCGCACTGACGGCACAGTCGATAAAGCGCCCGTTATTTGCCGCTTAGATACCGCTGATGAGGTTAAGATGTATAACTCTGGCGGTATGCTCCAGCGTTTTGCCAAAGAGTTTTTGGCTGGTGAAGTGGCTTAA
- a CDS encoding type II toxin-antitoxin system Phd/YefM family antitoxin encodes MKIISFAEVNKDFKGVLDTVNEDTDMVFIKRQNSHDAVIMSLAHLLIIIV; translated from the coding sequence ATGAAAATTATCAGCTTTGCAGAAGTGAACAAAGACTTTAAAGGCGTTTTAGATACTGTAAATGAAGATACGGATATGGTATTTATAAAGCGTCAAAACAGCCATGACGCAGTTATCATGTCGCTTGCTCATTTGCTCATTATAATAGTTTAA
- a CDS encoding type II toxin-antitoxin system RelE/ParE family toxin has translation MTQSLRVIQSHGFKKAVKNLHKNQKSDLDGAVQAIIDDPHLGTLKAGDLSSVRVHKFKMAKQLTLLAYQIDDGQLVLTLLMIGTHENFYRDVKLIL, from the coding sequence ATGACTCAATCTCTACGTGTTATTCAGTCTCATGGATTCAAAAAAGCTGTTAAAAATTTGCATAAGAATCAAAAATCAGACCTTGATGGTGCTGTACAAGCTATCATCGATGATCCTCATCTAGGAACACTCAAAGCAGGTGATCTTTCGTCTGTGCGCGTCCACAAATTTAAAATGGCAAAACAGTTAACGTTATTAGCTTATCAGATAGATGATGGTCAGCTAGTCCTTACATTGCTTATGATAGGCACGCATGAGAACTTTTATCGTGATGTTAAGTTAATACTTTAA
- a CDS encoding TA system antitoxin ParD family protein, translating into MSTASIRLNKSLVDKAHAIAKAQHRTPPKQIEHWATIGQIMEDNPDLSYEFVRQLLIAQAEVDAGMTEPYEFG; encoded by the coding sequence ATGTCCACTGCAAGTATACGACTTAATAAGTCACTAGTTGACAAAGCTCATGCTATTGCAAAAGCACAACATCGGACACCACCGAAGCAAATTGAACATTGGGCAACCATCGGTCAAATTATGGAGGATAATCCAGATTTATCCTATGAGTTTGTTCGTCAGTTATTAATTGCACAAGCAGAGGTTGATGCTGGTATGACTGAACCTTATGAATTTGGCTAG
- the prpF gene encoding 2-methylaconitate cis-trans isomerase PrpF, translating to MTQSKPKFAPQISVPATYMRGGTSKGTFFKLSDLPERCQVPGKARDNFLLRVIGSPDPYGKQIDGLGNGSSSTSKTVILSEAKQANHDVNYLFGQVNIAKPMIDWAGNCGNLTAAVGACAINMGIVDAKKVAASSESGICEVRIWQENIGKTIIAHVPVYQDENGNVQVQETGDFELDGVTFPAAEVKIEFIDPVDSSSDMFPTNNLVDDFNVSGCGLDKDSVKATFISAGIPTIFMKAEDLGFTGTELQGDINSNSETLAKLEKIRAKGGVAMGVFKDIIEAQSSQHIPKIAWVAPAQSYTASSGKAVDESDIDLVVRAMSMGQLHHAMMGTAAVAIAAAATTQGTLVNEAAGGGSLGEVRFGHPSGTLLVGGKTEQIDGRWQAKKVSMSRSARRIMVGEVFVPADAF from the coding sequence ATGACCCAATCAAAACCAAAATTCGCCCCACAAATCTCCGTACCCGCCACCTACATGCGCGGCGGTACCTCAAAAGGCACCTTTTTTAAATTATCCGACCTACCCGAGCGTTGCCAAGTACCCGGCAAGGCACGTGATAACTTTCTACTGCGCGTCATCGGTAGTCCTGACCCTTATGGTAAGCAAATTGACGGCTTGGGTAACGGCAGCTCTAGTACCTCTAAGACGGTGATTTTGTCTGAGGCGAAACAAGCCAATCACGATGTCAATTATCTGTTTGGACAAGTCAATATTGCCAAGCCGATGATAGATTGGGCGGGCAACTGTGGCAATTTAACCGCAGCGGTTGGCGCTTGTGCTATTAATATGGGTATCGTTGACGCCAAAAAAGTAGCGGCCAGTAGCGAGAGCGGTATCTGTGAAGTGCGCATCTGGCAAGAGAATATCGGTAAAACTATTATTGCCCATGTGCCTGTATACCAAGATGAGAATGGCAACGTACAAGTGCAAGAAACCGGCGATTTTGAGTTAGACGGCGTCACCTTTCCTGCCGCTGAGGTCAAGATTGAGTTTATTGATCCCGTTGACTCCTCCAGTGATATGTTCCCCACGAATAATCTAGTTGATGATTTTAATGTCTCCGGTTGTGGTTTGGATAAAGATAGCGTCAAGGCAACTTTTATCAGTGCCGGCATTCCGACTATTTTTATGAAAGCTGAAGATTTGGGCTTTACTGGTACGGAACTGCAAGGTGATATCAATAGTAATAGCGAAACCTTAGCGAAACTTGAGAAAATCCGTGCCAAAGGCGGTGTGGCGATGGGCGTATTCAAAGACATCATTGAAGCACAAAGTAGCCAACATATTCCAAAAATTGCTTGGGTTGCTCCGGCGCAAAGCTATACGGCATCGAGTGGTAAAGCCGTCGATGAAAGTGACATTGATTTAGTCGTCCGCGCCATGAGTATGGGTCAACTTCATCATGCGATGATGGGTACCGCAGCGGTGGCCATTGCGGCAGCAGCAACCACACAGGGCACACTAGTTAACGAAGCGGCGGGCGGTGGCAGCCTTGGTGAAGTTAGATTCGGACATCCTTCAGGCACCTTGTTAGTTGGTGGCAAAACTGAACAAATCGACGGTCGCTGGCAAGCCAAAAAAGTCTCCATGAGTCGCTCGGCCCGTCGTATTATGGTTGGTGAAGTGTTTGTACCTGCCGACGCTTTTTAG
- a CDS encoding ABC transporter ATP-binding protein: MANSPRRVPLDIKPPTKKTERGALLWSILKRLGEFARPYRGLFILTLILTVLGSFTAQVNAFVLQYTIDTLTNIVDLPDPWEEGLRLLTLISTILLVKEVLNVGITFGQRYFGERIRINLSRDLSQKVVDRILSYKMAFYTSDENASGKLQTRIDLGVSSLTQLVQNFFIDMLPLFASAIVSLIIMFNANFWVGMVGLIIVPIYFFVSQKQANRLQGFRKQMRQYRETKSGLVISIIESITVIKSFVREPIESDKHWEIQKDMTANQLRIRSIAFLYNAGKSFIEQIGVVVIIVLTAYFVLNGQMTIGAIMFHILLFQNVAAPIRELHRIYDQINNALTYAEGFFDILDDDQAIESEGKVKCTDLKGHIELTDVNFSYPNGKQALKDVSFNIYPNRITALVGLSGAGKSTIINLLVKFYDPSSGTICLDGRDLEDYSTHDLREQIGLVLQKNHIFSGTIADNIRYGDMHATDDDIVDAAKQASIHEQILGMPEGYESEAKLLSGGQQQRIALARMFLKNPPIVFLDEPTASLDAIATQQIKQSLDLIKKDRTVIIVSHNISQIIDADDLVVIEDGQVMETGTHEELYANHGKYYEIFNAMSDSLNLDKISQTING; encoded by the coding sequence ATGGCAAACTCTCCCAGACGTGTGCCTCTAGATATAAAGCCGCCCACCAAAAAAACGGAACGGGGGGCTTTGCTGTGGTCCATTTTAAAAAGACTGGGCGAGTTTGCCAGACCCTATCGCGGCCTTTTCATTTTAACCTTGATCCTTACAGTGCTGGGTTCGTTTACTGCGCAGGTTAACGCCTTTGTACTGCAGTACACCATTGATACCTTAACTAATATTGTTGACTTGCCCGATCCCTGGGAAGAGGGTCTAAGGCTACTCACGCTCATTAGTACTATTTTGCTGGTAAAAGAGGTGCTAAACGTTGGTATTACCTTTGGTCAGCGCTATTTTGGTGAACGTATCCGTATTAATTTATCGCGCGACTTATCACAAAAAGTGGTTGATCGTATCCTGTCTTATAAAATGGCCTTTTATACCAGTGACGAAAACGCTAGCGGTAAGCTGCAAACCCGTATTGATTTGGGTGTAAGCAGTCTGACTCAGCTGGTGCAAAACTTTTTTATCGACATGCTGCCGCTATTTGCTAGTGCGATTGTGTCGTTAATCATTATGTTTAATGCCAACTTTTGGGTAGGTATGGTTGGTCTAATTATCGTTCCTATTTACTTTTTTGTCAGTCAAAAACAAGCCAACCGTTTGCAAGGGTTTCGCAAACAGATGCGCCAATATCGTGAGACTAAAAGTGGATTGGTGATCTCAATAATCGAATCTATTACGGTTATTAAGTCATTTGTGCGGGAGCCCATTGAGTCCGATAAGCACTGGGAAATTCAAAAGGATATGACTGCCAACCAGCTGCGTATTCGCAGTATCGCATTTTTGTATAACGCTGGTAAAAGCTTTATTGAGCAAATCGGTGTGGTGGTTATTATTGTCCTAACTGCTTATTTCGTGCTCAATGGACAGATGACCATTGGGGCGATTATGTTCCATATCTTGCTGTTCCAAAACGTCGCCGCTCCTATTCGTGAACTACACCGTATTTATGACCAAATCAATAATGCCCTTACTTATGCCGAAGGGTTCTTTGATATCTTAGATGATGACCAAGCGATTGAAAGCGAGGGCAAAGTCAAATGTACCGACCTAAAAGGTCATATCGAACTAACAGATGTCAACTTCTCCTACCCTAATGGCAAACAGGCGCTCAAGGATGTCAGTTTTAATATTTATCCTAATCGCATCACTGCTTTGGTGGGTTTAAGCGGCGCAGGAAAAAGTACTATTATTAATCTACTGGTCAAGTTTTATGACCCCAGCAGTGGTACTATTTGCCTAGATGGGCGCGATTTAGAAGACTACAGCACCCATGATTTGCGTGAGCAAATTGGCTTGGTGCTACAAAAAAACCATATTTTCTCAGGGACTATCGCTGACAATATTCGTTATGGTGATATGCATGCCACTGATGACGATATTGTTGATGCCGCCAAACAAGCTTCTATCCATGAGCAAATACTAGGTATGCCTGAAGGCTATGAAAGTGAGGCTAAATTACTCTCAGGTGGGCAGCAACAACGTATTGCGCTGGCACGGATGTTTCTGAAAAACCCACCCATCGTGTTCTTAGATGAACCAACCGCCAGCCTTGATGCTATTGCTACTCAGCAGATTAAGCAAAGCTTAGACTTGATCAAAAAAGATCGTACCGTAATTATAGTCTCGCATAATATCTCACAAATTATCGATGCTGATGACTTGGTAGTTATTGAAGATGGGCAAGTTATGGAGACCGGCACCCATGAAGAGCTATACGCCAATCATGGTAAGTACTATGAGATATTTAATGCGATGTCAGACAGTTTAAACTTGGATAAAATCAGTCAGACTATTAATGGTTGA
- a CDS encoding GNAT family N-acetyltransferase translates to MTRNFTIKAFDDLTSVDIYHILRARSQVFVVEQNCPYQDMDEVDFDCLHLVVHQNEMLIAYCRIIPPEFNKMTSNLSIIEPSNKAYQSMPAIGRVLVLPEYRGHGIARQIMTEAIKYCRKKYGKKPIIISAQTYLLSFYESLGFVPEGGFYLIDGLEHVKMVLYVNKKVKVKKQGSSMVSKILGLLLLILAVAFVAGLIYLMI, encoded by the coding sequence ATGACCCGTAATTTTACTATAAAAGCATTTGATGATTTGACCTCGGTTGATATCTATCACATTTTAAGAGCACGCTCGCAAGTGTTCGTGGTTGAACAAAACTGTCCTTACCAAGATATGGATGAAGTGGACTTTGATTGTCTGCATTTGGTTGTCCATCAAAACGAGATGCTTATAGCCTACTGCCGTATTATTCCGCCCGAATTCAATAAAATGACCTCCAACCTTTCTATAATTGAGCCTTCGAACAAAGCTTATCAATCTATGCCAGCTATTGGTAGAGTGCTGGTACTGCCTGAGTATCGAGGTCATGGCATAGCCCGTCAAATCATGACTGAAGCTATCAAGTATTGCCGCAAAAAGTACGGCAAAAAACCGATTATTATTTCAGCACAAACTTACTTACTTAGCTTTTATGAATCGCTAGGGTTCGTCCCTGAGGGTGGTTTTTATCTTATAGATGGGCTTGAGCACGTCAAAATGGTGCTATATGTTAATAAAAAGGTTAAAGTGAAAAAGCAAGGCTCTAGTATGGTGTCAAAAATCTTGGGGTTATTACTTTTAATACTGGCAGTAGCGTTTGTCGCCGGCTTAATTTATCTCATGATTTAG
- a CDS encoding bifunctional 2-methylcitrate dehydratase/aconitate hydratase, with protein MSNVESNVRPEYDSEIQKIADYVLNYSIDNDSPNSDNAWHTARYCLMDTLGCGLLALRFPECTKHLGPDCADQITPSGARVPGTSYRLDPIKAAFDIGCMVRWLDYNDTWLAAEWGHPSDNLGGILAVADYISQQNISQGHKPLVMKDVLEAMIMAHEIQGVMALENSFNRVGLDHVFLVKLASTAVVAKLYNLPRERIMAAISQALVDGQALRTYRHAPNAGSRKSWAAGDATSRAVRLVDITKRGEMGVPGALSASQWGFYDVLFSHTNKDLALKPEEDRRFKFQRDFGSYVMENILFKLSFPAEFHAQTACEAAVILHPRIEDRIDEIEKIVLTTHESAIRIISKEGALSNPADRDHCLQYMVAVPLLTGDLMAENYEDDYHEQHHILIDGLRSKMVVEEDADYTKDYHDPSKRSIANAIQIFFKDGSSTDKVAIEYPIGHKRRRKEGIPVLKAKFRANLATRFIEERCDDIIRLCDDQQQLEQTPVNEFMDLFVAY; from the coding sequence ATGTCTAATGTAGAAAGCAATGTCCGTCCAGAATACGACAGCGAGATTCAAAAAATTGCCGATTACGTCCTTAACTATTCAATAGATAACGACTCACCCAACAGCGATAATGCTTGGCATACCGCCCGTTACTGCTTAATGGATACTTTAGGCTGCGGCCTGCTTGCCCTGCGCTTCCCCGAGTGTACTAAGCATCTGGGCCCTGATTGCGCGGATCAAATCACCCCCAGTGGCGCGCGGGTTCCGGGTACTTCTTATCGACTTGACCCGATCAAAGCAGCCTTCGATATTGGCTGTATGGTGCGCTGGCTCGATTATAATGATACGTGGCTCGCTGCTGAATGGGGACATCCTTCAGATAATTTAGGCGGTATTTTGGCGGTAGCCGACTATATCAGTCAACAAAATATTAGCCAAGGTCATAAACCGCTGGTTATGAAAGATGTCCTTGAAGCGATGATTATGGCGCACGAGATTCAAGGCGTTATGGCGCTGGAGAACTCTTTTAATCGCGTCGGTCTCGATCATGTGTTCTTAGTAAAACTAGCCTCAACGGCTGTAGTCGCCAAGCTCTATAATTTACCCCGTGAGCGTATTATGGCGGCGATTTCACAAGCACTGGTCGATGGTCAAGCGCTACGTACTTATCGTCATGCGCCCAACGCCGGTAGCCGTAAGTCTTGGGCGGCAGGTGACGCGACCAGTCGGGCGGTACGCTTGGTCGATATTACCAAACGCGGCGAGATGGGTGTTCCTGGAGCTTTATCCGCATCGCAGTGGGGCTTTTACGATGTGCTGTTTAGCCATACCAATAAGGATTTGGCGCTCAAGCCTGAAGAAGATCGCCGCTTCAAGTTTCAGCGGGACTTTGGCAGCTATGTGATGGAGAATATCTTATTTAAGCTTAGCTTCCCTGCTGAGTTCCATGCTCAGACCGCTTGTGAGGCGGCAGTCATTCTACACCCTCGGATTGAGGATAGAATTGATGAGATTGAGAAAATCGTATTAACTACCCATGAGTCGGCGATTCGTATTATCTCTAAAGAAGGAGCGTTATCTAATCCAGCTGACCGTGATCACTGTTTACAATATATGGTCGCGGTGCCTTTATTGACTGGCGACTTGATGGCGGAGAATTACGAAGATGACTATCATGAGCAGCATCATATATTGATTGATGGTTTGCGTAGTAAAATGGTAGTAGAAGAAGATGCGGACTATACCAAAGACTATCACGACCCTAGCAAACGCTCGATTGCCAATGCGATTCAGATATTCTTTAAGGATGGCAGTAGCACCGATAAAGTGGCTATCGAATACCCTATCGGTCATAAACGTCGCCGCAAAGAAGGTATTCCGGTACTAAAAGCTAAGTTCAGAGCCAACCTTGCGACGCGCTTCATAGAGGAGCGTTGTGACGATATCATCAGGCTGTGTGATGATCAGCAGCAGTTGGAACAAACGCCGGTCAATGAATTTATGGACTTGTTTGTAGCTTATTAG
- a CDS encoding SDR family oxidoreductase: MNNKTYLIIGGTGGIGKAMVEQLVEATANNQANSSDSIRVFATYHNSVPDIEADHLYWLKMNISDEQSIEQAIDEIQPHTSHIDWVINCVGLLHTEAAQPEKALRKIETDFFLQNMQVNALASMLIAKHIKPLLKKAERSHDNPAIFATISARVGSISDNQLGGWYSYRMSKAALNMGMKNLSIEWKRSLKEVCVVVMQPGTVNTQLSAPFQGNVAEGQLFSPAYSAESLLEVLSAMNADQSGSFVDWAGESIAW, encoded by the coding sequence ATCGGTAAAGCTATGGTCGAGCAATTAGTGGAAGCTACCGCTAACAATCAAGCCAATAGCAGCGATAGTATACGAGTATTTGCTACTTATCATAACAGTGTGCCTGATATTGAAGCCGATCACCTATATTGGCTAAAGATGAATATCAGCGATGAGCAGAGTATCGAGCAAGCTATCGATGAGATTCAACCGCACACCAGCCATATCGATTGGGTCATTAACTGTGTCGGCTTACTGCATACAGAAGCGGCGCAACCAGAAAAAGCACTACGGAAAATTGAGACCGATTTCTTTTTACAGAATATGCAAGTCAACGCTTTAGCCAGCATGCTGATTGCTAAGCATATCAAACCGTTGTTAAAAAAGGCTGAGCGTAGTCATGATAATCCCGCTATTTTTGCAACCATATCAGCCCGGGTCGGTAGTATCAGCGACAATCAATTGGGTGGCTGGTATAGCTATCGAATGAGTAAAGCGGCGCTCAATATGGGCATGAAAAACCTAAGTATCGAATGGAAACGCTCGCTAAAAGAGGTCTGTGTGGTAGTTATGCAGCCGGGCACGGTCAATACTCAGCTGTCGGCTCCGTTTCAAGGGAATGTCGCAGAAGGACAGCTATTCTCGCCAGCCTATAGCGCCGAATCTTTGCTTGAGGTGTTATCGGCTATGAATGCGGATCAATCCGGCAGCTTTGTCGATTGGGCAGGAGAGTCGATAGCTTGGTAA